A window of Trichomycterus rosablanca isolate fTriRos1 chromosome 5, fTriRos1.hap1, whole genome shotgun sequence contains these coding sequences:
- the ifngr1l gene encoding interferon gamma receptor 1-like, with amino-acid sequence MLRKISANVVLVLLLCECFICGFVPAPSNISLTCHNFQNIFYWNYSEPNLQPEFIITVKGYKSGIQFVRTNQTYLDVSDYSRVVDDVYLVSVTAQVGESQSITSENIDFTYYEDFNSKITCVMDFPTPNVTVLEHKVKFSFYNPFSIYKVNFLQDVFTYTVTYNETTSYHDCFEDQDLCTEEIDLQESLFGQCISLHFKGSISISTNITRECCGESMDSPKTDWAIILTILACIGFAIAILILTGAVFIKNLTKPDTESNGAILPKHLDLGTADRVVHIPEQPVLSQVTSDGWTPLIESNQDFPPQTSNTFEEITHIPLNNSSSTESAGEQEPDEEDTRDEDGTESFSGYDSKKFLVDMGSGDVVDAYGPR; translated from the exons TTCCTGCTCCAAGTAATATCAGTTTAACATGCCACAATTTTCAAAACATTTTCTACTGGAACTACAGTGAGCCAAATCTACAGCCGGAATTCATCATAACAGTTAAAGGCTATAAAAG TGGTATCCAGTTTGTACGCACAAATCAGACCTACCTGGATGTTAGTGACTACAGCAGGGTTGTTGATGACGTGTATTTGGTGTCAGTGACAGCTCAAGTGGGTGAATCTCAAAGCATAACATCAGAAAATATTGACTTCACCTATTATGAAGACTTTAACAGTAAAATCACAT gtGTGATGGATTTTCCAACTCCAAATGTGACTGTCTTGGAACACAAAGTTAAATTTTCTTTTTACAATCCCTTTTCCATCTATAAAGTGAACTTTTTACAGGATGTGTTCACATACACTGTCACTTATAACGAG ACTACGAGCTATCATGACTGTTTTGAGGATCAAGATTTGTGCACAGAGGAGATTGACCTCCAAGAAAGCCTTTTTGGACAGTGCATTTCTCtacattttaagggatctattAGCATTTCGACTAATATTACCAGAGAGTGCTGTGGCGAAAGCATGGATTCCCCCAAAACTG ATTGGGCTATTATTTTAACCATACTGGCATGTATTGGATTTGCCATTGCGATTTTAATACTAACAGGAGCTGTATTTATCAAGAATCTGACTAAACCAGACACAGAAAGTAATGGTGCAATATTACCCAAACATCTG GACCTTGGGACTGCTGATCGGGTTGTTCACATACCTGAACAGCCTGTTCTGTCTCAAGTCACATCCGATGGTTGGACTCCTCTAATAGAGAGTAATCAGGATTTCCCTCCACAAACTAGCAACACATTTGAGGAGATCACTCACATACCCCTCAACAACTCTTCATCTACAGAGTCAGCTGGAGAGCAGGAGCCTGACGAGGAAGATACTAGAGATGAGGATGGTACTGAAAGCTTTTCAGGCTATGACAGCAAAAAATTCCTAGTGGATATGGGCTCGGGAGATGTAGTAGATGCCTATGGACCACGCTAG